Genomic segment of Rickettsiella endosymbiont of Xylota segnis:
GCCATTATGCAGAATAAAAATATCATCATTATTCCAGCACGTTATCAATCCAGTCGTTTTCCAGGAAAACCATTAGCATTGATCAAAGGCCATAGTTTGATTTACCGAGTTTGGTCTATTGCAAAAACTATTAAAAGGGTTGATGAAGTCTATATTGCAACGGATCATGTCGATATACAAACACACGCTTTAGGTTTTGGTGCTAAAGTTCTGATGACTGAAGAATGTAATAATGGCACCGAACGTATTTTTTCTGCAATTGCTTTATTAACTAATAAACCAGATATTATTTTAAATTTACAGGGAGACGCCGTGTTAACTCCACCTTGGGTTATTCAAGCGTTAATCGATGCGATGATCAATAATTCGCAATTAGAAATAACAACGCTAGCAACCCTAATTAATACAAAGCAATATTCTCTTATGCAAAAGGCTAAATTAAAAGGTGAGGTGGGAGGTACAATGGTTGTATGTGATAAAGATTTAAATGCTATGTATTTTTCTAAAAGTATGATTCCCTATTTAAGAGATACGCAAATGCAGTCGCCCCCCCTTTATCGGCATATTGGACTGTATGCTTATCGTTACTCAGCGCTCAAAAAATATATTTCATTATCGCCCACCCCTTTAGAAAAATTAGAAGGCCTAGAACAATTACGAATACTGGAAAATGGCAAACCTATTCGAGTGATATTAGTGGATTATAAAGGACATACCCACGCTTCGATTGATAGTCCAGAAGATGTTATCAGAGTTGAACAGTTAATAGAAACAGAAGGCGAATTAGTAACATTGTAGTAGAAATGATATGAAAATTATTTTATCTCGACATGGTAATACCTTTTCTGTAAGGGATCCGGTGGTTTGGGTAGGTGCTACACAAGATTTACCTCTCGTTGATTCAGGTATATTTCAAGGCAAATGTTTGGCGCAGGCATTGCAAAAAGCAGAGATACATCCTAAGGCAGTGTATTGTGGTCCTTTAAAAAGAACACGTGATTATGCGGCTGTAGTTTTAGAACAATTACATTCTTCCTTAAAACCTATTATAGATGCTCGTTTAAACGAGATCGATTATGGAAATTGGGCCGGTCTTAGTAATACGCAAATTCAAGAAATTGATGAAGGCGACGAATTGTCTGCTTGGGAAAATTTAAGTGTTTGGCCTAAAATTGCCCGTTGGTCAGGATCTCCAACGCAAATGCTCAAGGAAGTTAAAACGTTTAGCAAAGCGTTAGTTGCTCAATATGATCCGACAGACACTATTTTAGTCATTACTAGTAATGGTCGGCTACGTTATTTTTTAAAACTTATTCCTGGGCTATTTGAACAATATGTAAAGAATAAAGCCTTTAAAGTAGCCACTGGCAATATTTGTTTAATAACTTATGAGCATAAATGGCAAATAAAATTTTGGAATAAAAAACCTGAATACTTATTAAATTTACCTTAAGCTAAAAATTAGTTAAATGCTCAAATAATATTACACCAAAACACAGACTTAAATCCTGAGGTGCTGGTAAATGAGTTCTAATCTAAAGAAAAAAATACATTTAATTTGCATTTAGTTTATTGTTTAAGTCTATGATAAGTAAAGATAATAAATCAATTATTATTCAACAAAAAAATTAAAATAAGTATTTTTATAGGGTTCGTTTTTTAAAGTAAAATGCCACCATTCGGTTCTTATTGGTATAAAGCCATACTTGATCATTAATGATCGTAACAACATTCGATTTTTAAATTGCTCTTCAGTAATATCACGATTATCGGGATGTGATAAGGGATCGAGATAATCAAAAGATGTACCCATATCGAGTACTTG
This window contains:
- the kdsB gene encoding 3-deoxy-manno-octulosonate cytidylyltransferase, producing the protein MQNKNIIIIPARYQSSRFPGKPLALIKGHSLIYRVWSIAKTIKRVDEVYIATDHVDIQTHALGFGAKVLMTEECNNGTERIFSAIALLTNKPDIILNLQGDAVLTPPWVIQALIDAMINNSQLEITTLATLINTKQYSLMQKAKLKGEVGGTMVVCDKDLNAMYFSKSMIPYLRDTQMQSPPLYRHIGLYAYRYSALKKYISLSPTPLEKLEGLEQLRILENGKPIRVILVDYKGHTHASIDSPEDVIRVEQLIETEGELVTL
- a CDS encoding histidine phosphatase family protein, producing MKIILSRHGNTFSVRDPVVWVGATQDLPLVDSGIFQGKCLAQALQKAEIHPKAVYCGPLKRTRDYAAVVLEQLHSSLKPIIDARLNEIDYGNWAGLSNTQIQEIDEGDELSAWENLSVWPKIARWSGSPTQMLKEVKTFSKALVAQYDPTDTILVITSNGRLRYFLKLIPGLFEQYVKNKAFKVATGNICLITYEHKWQIKFWNKKPEYLLNLP